The Cyprinus carpio isolate SPL01 chromosome B22, ASM1834038v1, whole genome shotgun sequence genome contains the following window.
ctgtctctcgcatcacatacattagttaagtatgtggtcttgaagaggaaccttttttttttctttcatttggactcggtcttgacttggactcgaaacttttggacttggacttgacatggactcggtctcgactagtcctggtcttggacttgacttggactcgacaaagctggacttgactacatcTCTATGCTTAAGTGAAATCAAGGATTTTATAAGACTGGGTTTTTCATTCTTTATACTGTAGGCATGTAGAATATATCCATGTTTGTGCCATCCAAGTTGACTAGTCAGTATTAGTCAGTGAGTGGTATCTGAAGAAGATCCACGAATGAAACTGTGACCATAAACACCATTAACTTAAGTGAATTATAtgataataatcagcaatatactttcacacaaataacttaactttttgaatgtttcaatatGTGTTGATACATatgaattatttgaattttttatacaACATTGCACTgagttgaaaaaagaaaataaatgcgtCTAGATGTTATTGCTTGGTGACGTCAAGAACTGATGAACCGGTTCAATGAGCCGATCTTTCCGAAAAGAATGGGTTTGCggaaattagtgtgtgtgtgtttgtttgtttttcattttattccatccaaggctgtggctgaagtcagttgtagtttttgtgtttcttttttattcaatgatgttgattgttatcagcaggtgttcatcactaatgtgcaatcatcatttaattagtcacttaattatctaatTAACTTGAACTCTTttaggacttgggatttgacttgagacttgcttgtgacttgtgAAAGGAATTACTTGGTTCCtgctctggtgaaatcagctggcTGAGTTGATGGGTGGAATAAACacatggcaggacttttactttctgacccctggactttacaCCTCTGCATATTGGCCAGATCATCATTCCACATGTGCCAGATGTGagccggatctgggccgacacTATGTTGCTATCTGGGCAGTGGCACTGACTTAAATCTTTTACCTCTTCCACAGTTTTACTAAAAAAGATTTTATCTATAGTTAAATTTAATGGAACAtaactaatatatttataaattattagattcaatttgaattattttcatttaatatatttcaacaaacaTGATTGTAACACTTTAGTGAACAATGAGACATGGAGCCAGAATGATCTCAATAATAATTCACGCAAAAGACACAATGCACACAGGCCTAACCCAATTCACATGCATAAGAAATAATTcatgtgcatgaaaaaaatagtatatatatatatatatattcacaaaaaccaATGAATGTgcacaaaataagaatatatatatacatcagcGTGAAACCACCGTTCAAGTTACGATTCAGCAAAGGTATGTGCAGTTGatcgttttatttcagttaactagcCAAGTaaaggtttatcattttatttttgcatgtttacttAAAACTTTGGAAGTAAAATTGGTCGTTTAGACACACGATAATGTGAACAATGTAAGCCAGTGGCTGCTATGAATATAGATAGTGTTGACAAAAATGCAGCTGTCTTGTGTTAGCCACAATGTCTGGCCAAAATGAAGAAAGTAATTATACTTATTGCCCTGTTTTTGTTCAGCAATGCTGGATGGCCAATGTCCAACCTAGTTCCCACTTAGCAACCTAGTCCAACCTAGTTCCCACTTTGTTGAATGCAACAAAGAATATTCAGTatctttattcagttattttatcattttatctcaTTCTTTTTGCTCTTTCTGTATCAGCATCTCTTGTAAAAAATATAAGAGTTATCATGCCAAGGTGTTAACTGCTTTGAATATCAgaccaaaattgtatttttatgatgGAGTGTGATGGTGGAGGGATGTATTTTAAGAATGGATCTTAAACATTTGATTAATTGACTTTTCACATGATGTATTACACTGACAGCcgtaaaatttactttaaaagaatgctAAAGACTCTAAATGGGACACTATACCAGCCATTCAGTGTAACTGAGGTTTAAATTCTGGTGAACACAGCGTCAAACTGGTATCGAGCCAATCTCAGACCTATGCGAgagacatacaggtgcatctcaataaatcagaatgtcgtggaaaagttaatttcagtaattcaactcaaattgtgaaacttgtttattaaataaattcaatgcacacagactgataattgtgatgattttggctcacatttaacaaaaacccaccaattcactatctcaacaaattagaatatggtgacatgccaatcagctaatcaactcaaaacacctgcaaaagtttcCTAAGCCTTCAAAAttttctctcagtttggttcactaggctacacaatcatggggaagactgctgatctgacagctgtccagaagacaatcattgacaccgatcactgacacccttcacaaggagggtaagccacacacattcattgccaaagaagctggctgtttacagagtgctgtatccaagcatgttaacagaaagctgagtggaaggaaaaagtgtggaagaaaaagatgcacaaccaaccgagagccGCAAgtccgcagccttatgaggattgtcaaacaaAATAGATTTAAGAATtttagtgaacttcacaaggaatggactgaggctggggtcaaagcatcaagagccaccacacacagacgtgtcaaggaatttgctgaaccacagacaacgccagaggcatcttacctgggctaaggtgAAGAAGAAcaggactgttgcccagtggtccaaagtcctcttttcagatgagagcaagttttgtatttcatttggaaaccaaggtcctagagtctggaggaagggtggagaagctcatagcccaagttgcttgaagtccagtgttaagtttccacattctgtgatgatttggggtgcaatctcatctgctggtgttgctccattgtgttttttgaaaaccaaagtcactgcacccgtttaccaagacattttggagcacttcatgcttccttctgctgaccagctttttgaagatgctgatttcattttccagcaggatttggcacctgcccacactgccaaaagcaccaaaagttggtgttggtgtgcttgactcaCCAGAAATCTATgagccactgtcaaagaaacctgggcttccataccacctcagcagtgccacaaactgatcaccttcatgccacacagaattgaggcagtaattaaagcaaaaggagcccctaccaagtattgagtactgtacatgtacagtaaattaatatactttccagaaggccaacaatttactaaaaaggttttttttttatttatttttttattggtcttatgaagtattctaatttgttgagatattgaattggtgggtttttgttaaatgtaacccaaaatcatcacaatttaaagaaccaaagacttctacttcagtctgtgtgcattgaattaatttattacacaagtttcacaatttgagttgaattactgaattaaatgaacttttccacgacattctaattaattgagatgcacctgtatattcaaCTGTGCCACGTTTGTACTCCATAATTGTCTATTCATATTTCATGTTACAGGCACATTGCAATTAATCATGGTCAGGTCATTGAATGGACATTTTATTCCCAAAGTATTCAGAAaactttaataaactttaataaaattaataaatcttagACAGAAACTATTACAACTgacttattttgaatgttttaattctTACATAAAACCAGAacaataacaagaacatttaacaATGCATAAAGCTTTACACCTTGAACATGTACAAAGCTATGGGGTCCTgttatgaacaaaacaaaaaatgtagtaataatgCATGACTTAAAAAGTTTTTGATACTGTCAAAATGAATGGGTTGCAACATGACTGTTTTGAAAGAGTTCCAGTTCCAAATGAAACTTCTAGATTCACATCACCTCATAACTTGTGGCAGGGGATGAAGTAGGAATAGTAGGGTCAAGGGTGTCTCAGCAGCTACTTATACATCATCAGCTTcacaattctaaattaaatagtatctgcagcataaacaaacttaaatgaaatgtacACCGTCTCCAATGTGTGCATGTTATCACATTGTCATCACTTGAATGCGAGCCATCACAGGAATTTAAACACAAGACAAGCTCTGCTGTGACAGCTCTTTTAtattctcaataaaaaaaaagtatattatcataatcttatatttatttaccaCATGTCCCATCagtaaaaacactattttatGCTTTACACTGCGTTTCTGAATCTAATATCTTAATGTGGTATGGTATCCACGTGACTTAtgattctttattaaataaacataataatttatcaatattaaatcaCAATATTCTTAACAGCAGCCTCTGGCTTACATTGTTTACGTTAGTGAGTGTCTAAATGACCAATTTTACTTCCAAATTTTAAGtaaacatgcaaacataaaacgATAAACCTTTACTTGgctagttaactgaaataaaacaatcaactGCAAATACCTTTGCTGAATCGTAACTTGAACAGTGGTCTCGCACTGATGATGTCAGCATCCAGGTAGGCACGCCCAGGGCACCCGATTCATATGCCCAGAGTGGGTTATGATTGGTCGACTGACaggctcaaatctgattggctaaagagtacgagtGTCCTGCGTGGGAGCAGTTcgctgccaggaaagtctcaaaaaaacacacacaaatccaaggtGATTCACATTCACAGCCCATgataaagcttgtaaacattcaaaaattttgTACACAGTTGTACATctgtgaattgtgttttgcatttgtgaaacttattttatgaatatatattattattttgtgcacaTGAATTggttttgtgaatatatatatatatatatatatatatatatatatatatatatatatatatatatatatatatatatatatatatatatatataatattttttttcatgcacgtgaattatttttcatgcatGTGAATTGGGTTACGCATGTGTGCATCGTGTCTTTTGCGTGAATTATTATTTGAGATCATTCTGGCTGCATATGTTGATCCTAATCTAATATTTGTAGTATCAGAGTATTTACAAACCTGTTCTTGGAAGCACCCCAGATTTGCACAGTTTATATGAATTTCTCTTATGAAACAGGCTTTATTAACACATCAGGTCATTAGTAGAGCACTCTATGATGTTATCTGAGTGTGTCAAATAAAAAAAGGCCTCAAAATATGGAAAAACCATGTACAGGCCTACTGTACACAATAAGGTCTATAAAAAAGACACTGTAAAATACTCACTCAGCCTTTCTAGATGCTTTGATTACTGGCAGCAGCCTCAGTAGACATTCTTCTGATGGATCATATTTACTCAGTTTAAACTCATCCAGCTCTTCTTCTGAGTTCAACAGCATAAACACCAGAGCAGACCACTGAGCAGGAGACAGTTTGACTCCAGAGAGACAACGGGCACCTGTTCTGCTCAGGTATGTTTGGACTTCCTGCTGTAGTGAAcaatcattcagttcattcagacagtggaagaGGTTGATGGATTTCTCTGTAGAGCCATTCTCCCTGATCTTCTGTTTAATGTATTCAGCTGTTTCTGAATTGTTGTGTGAAGTGCTTACTGTCTTTCTCAGAAGGCCTTTTAAGAGAGTCTGATTAGACTCTAGTGAGAGACCTAGAAGGAACCGGAGGAAAAGGTCCCAGTGTCCGTTCTCACTCTGTAAGGCCTTGTCCACCTCTCCCTTCAGTAAACTGGTTATTGGTGACCCAGACATATTCAACAGTCCTGTGTTATGTTCAGAAAAGGATAGCAGCTTGAATAAAGCAGCAAGAAACTCCTGAATactcagatgaacaaagctgTACACCTTCCCCAGCTGCAGTccaaactcctctctgaagatctgggTACAAACTCCCGAGTGCACTGACACTTCTCTGACATCAATGCCGCACTCtttcaggtcctcctcatagaagatcaggttcCCTTTTTCCAGCTGTACAAAAGCCAGTTTTCCTAGAGACATAATAGTCTTTCTAGCCTGACCAGGATTGATTTCGTATTTTCCATCATACTTCTGAGTCTTCAGTTTGGTCTGAAAGATCAGGAAGTGTGTAAACATTTGtgtgagagtcttgggaatctctgCACTCTCTGCTTTACCCATCATTCTCTCCagaacagtggctgaaatccagcagaagactgggatgtgacaCATGATGTACAGACTTCTTGATGATCGGATGTGTGTGAAGATTCTGTCAGCCAGACTCTGATCATTTATTCTCTtgctgaaatattcctccttctgagggtcGTTGAATCCTCGTACCTCTGTGACCTGGTCAACACACTCAGGagagatctgattggctgctgctggtcgagAGGTGATCCAGAGGAGAGCAGAAGGAAGTAGGTTCCCCTTGATGAGGTTGGTCAGCAGCACATCCACTGAAGCTGATTCTGTCAGATCAGACAAGCTCTGATTGTTTTGGAAATCTAAAGGAAGCcgacactcatccagaccatcaaataTGAACATGACTTTATAGTCATCATAATCTGTTGATTTAATTTCTTTGGTTTCTGTATGAAGGTGGTTTAGAAGTTGCTTAAGACTGAGATTTTTCTGTATCAGATTCAGCTCCCTGAAAGGAagtgaaaatatgaaatgaacgtcctgattggcttttccttcagaccagtccagaatgaacttctgcacagagactgtttttccaattccagcgaCTCCTTtagtcagcacagttctgatgggtttgtcttgtccaggtaagGGTTTAAATATCTCATTGTAGTTAATTGGTGTCTCCTGTGTCTCTGGTCTCCTGGACACTGTCTCAATCTGTCTTACCTCATGTTCATTATTGACCTCTCCACTGCCTccctctgtgatgtagagctctgtgtagatctcattcagacGTGTTGATTCTCCATAACTGGACATTCCTTCATTGATTCTCTGATATTTATCCTGTAGTCTGGATTTGAGTTTTTGTTGATACACAGGCATCAGTTCTAAGTAAGGGAAATCATTGTTATTTACTAATAACAAATTAATTGAAcaatagtgaataaaaaaaatagttaacacataggtttatttaatttaatatttttcagattatATGCATAGGATGAcatgaaatgttttagttttttttatgcttgataggtttaatattatgtattttttaaaggttatttGCAGGGTATAATCTGTTGATCCAGAACTCTTACTGGTCTGTAGTGTGTTAGCTAggtctgtctggttcatcttcctCAGGATGTGCAGTGCGATCTTCAAAACCCCCTCTCTGATTCTGCTATGACCCTCATCAGCATTACGGTCTCTTTCAGAGCATTCTGGGTAATCTGGACTCAACAGTCTTCTAAAACTTTCCAGCTCAGTCTTCATTACAGAGATAATTTTCTGCTCAAGCTCCTGAAATAATGAATATTCAAACAATGAACAAACATTCAGTTACTTGAAGGGTGAACCAAAGGATCAATATTTAAGAGTCAAGACTGAATTTATCAGAGGtgtaaagtccaggggtcagaaagtaaaagtcctcatatatatatatatatatatatatatatatatatatatatatatatatatatatatatatatatatatatactgaacaaaattataaaagcaacacttttgtttttgcccccatttttcatgagctgaactcaaagatctaagactttttctatgtacacaaaaaggcacacctgtgcaataatcatgctgtctaattagCATCTtaatatgccacacctgtgaggtgcatggattatcttggcaaaggagaagtgctcactaacacagatttagaaagatttgtgaacaatatttgagagaaataggccttttgtgtacatagaaaaagtcttggATCTTTGagctcagctcatgaaaaacgggggcaaaaacaaaagtgttgcgtttataattttgttcagtgtatttattCCACTCATGAACTCTGCCAGCTGATTTAACTAATTAGTTCTAACTCCTGGAGAGGTGGGCACAAGTCATTTCTTTCAAATAacaagcaagtctcaagtcaaatcccaagtccttaaatttaaagttgatgagataattaagtgactaattaaatgatgattgtgcattagtgatgaacacctgctgttactgAGAATTagagaggatcagatgttgatgttttgatGGTTAAAATGGtgtcaccatcatggagatcgGTGTTGGGCTCTTGATCCTTGACTTCCTTTGTTAGATCTCTCTCTGTAGCAATGCATGTGGTGTTGTGAAACAGTGAGGTCAGTGCTGTTCagatattagttatttttatatgatgATACAGTCAACATGAGCTGGCCTGATTACATCCAAATTAACTTATTTCTTTTATATGTATAGGTTTTGCATTACCAGCCTCGTGAAACCACAGCATGTGAACAAAGTGTGGCTCTAACATTTATAGTGaattaaatttatacatatatgtactgtaaattaaaatgtgaacTCCCAttatatttagagagagagagagagagagagagacacacacacacgcacacacacacacacacacagttatttttttcaataatgaagTATTACAGTGGCATTTGtttaatgtgacttttttttggaGTTCCATAATAGCAGAATGTCAatcaataaaccaaagagagacaCGACTTCATGATGTTCATTTAAAGGAGTTGTGATCAGTGATTTTAAgttagttttttgcttttttattatgttttggtAATTAAGAAGTGATTGCTGTGAAATGATATTGCAATTGTTTAGAAgcaaattactttaaattattaaaagggtcaagagacaaactaaagcaaaccttgaccacaaaTTGAAAATTGTCTTTGATGAGGTCAATGTTGAACATGCGCCAGTGATTCTCGTGAAAACGTTTGTTAACAGAAGCAAAAGAAGCAAGGTTTCCTTTagtaaaggaaaaccagtctcttcTTGGCTCATATTGAAATCCTCTGATATTCTTcattacaaatccttgttttgtacttctaattagtgaccgttgttttgttttgatctctgcTGCGCTTCCACATTCCTCACTTCTGAGCGACGCATGCGCAACGCTGatctcatacgtcatccgcccggaactgcttctgtgtacaacagtgagcgcaagctaaattaaactgattattattattaaactgattattattttgaatatggatatttttcttacaaaaacgcatcgattcactataggaggactttgttcaccagCCGGAGCCatctgagacacttttttttaatggatgggcactttttatttcacttcttttggactgatgcactgcaatacccgctgagtgccattaaacagcttgaaagatcaaagacaattctttatataactctgactggatttgtctgaaagaagaaagtcatatacacctaggatgacttcagtgtgagtaattttcatttttgggtgaactaaccctttaacagcagatgttcatcAATAATGTGCAATcgtcatttaattagtcacttaattatctcattaactttaactattTGAGGACTTGGTATTTGAATTTAGACTTGGTTgagacttgaaaggaatgacttggttcctgctctggtgaaatcagctggctgagttcatggatggaataaacatatggcaggactttcactttctgacccctggactttacaCCTCTGcttgagacttgcttgtgactttaAAGGAATGTCTTGGTCCCATCTCTGACCTCCTGGCTGAAAAACTGTGCTAATTAGCAAATTCAGGTAATTGGAACAATCTTCCTCCAGActtcagaccttgatttccaaatgaaatgcaaaattagcttttatctaaaaagaggactttggaccactgagcaacagtccagttctttttctccctAGCctaggtaagatgcttctgatgttgtttctgtttcagaagtggcttggtagcccttttcctgaagacatcTGAGGTAGGTGACTCTTTATCAGAGGTGTAAAGTCCAGGcatcagaaagtaaaagtcctgccatatgtttattccattCATGAACTCCGCCAGCTGATTTTACCAACTTTGTGCAGCAGTCAAGTTACATA
Protein-coding sequences here:
- the LOC109070717 gene encoding NLR family CARD domain-containing protein 3-like isoform X3, producing the protein MQWFITHSVAKQLYLLLDETTAFRMNLSEEPEININTVKRLTQWGESDLPEDISVSVRENLSDLCREDNSSAVPSLCENESPEPSCVSMKSDWSMDRPIKFSLGESSADLSQKPKESESSTAKKNINSIFKELEQKIISVMKTELESFRRLLSPDYPECSERDRNADEGHSRIREGVLKIALHILRKMNQTDLANTLQTKLMPVYQQKLKSRLQDKYQRINEGMSSYGESTRLNEIYTELYITEGGSGEVNNEHEVRQIETVSRRPETQETPINYNEIFKPLPGQDKPIRTVLTKGVAGIGKTVSVQKFILDWSEGKANQDVHFIFSLPFRELNLIQKNLSLKQLLNHLHTETKEIKSTDYDDYKVMFIFDGLDECRLPLDFQNNQSLSDLTESASVDVLLTNLIKGNLLPSALLWITSRPAAANQISPECVDQVTEVRGFNDPQKEEYFSKRINDQSLADRIFTHIRSSRSLYIMCHIPVFCWISATVLERMMGKAESAEIPKTLTQMFTHFLIFQTKLKTQKYDGKYEINPGQARKTIMSLGKLAFVQLEKGNLIFYEEDLKECGIDVREVSVHSGVCTQIFREEFGLQLGKVYSFVHLSIQEFLAALFKLLSFSEHNTGLLNMSGSPITSLLKGEVDKALQSENGHWDLFLRFLLGLSLESNQTLLKGLLRKTVSTSHNNSETAEYIKQKIRENGSTEKSINLFHCLNELNDCSLQQEVQTYLSRTGARCLSGVKLSPAQWSALVFMLLNSEEELDEFKLSKYDPSEECLLRLLPVIKASRKADLSNCRITQEGCAALISALRSNPSHLTELNLSDNNPGDPGVKLLSSLLEDPHCKLQKLQLWGCSIGDEGCVALISALRSNPSHLTELNLNFNKPGDSGVKLLSAVLEDPHYKLEKLQLWDCSIGEEGCAALISALRSNPSHLTELNLSCNKPGDSGVKQLSALLEDPHCKLQKLLLWDCSIGEEGCAALILALRSNPSHLTELNLNSNKPGDSGVKLLSALLEDPRCKLEKLQLWGCSIGEEGCAALISALRSNPSHLTELNLSRNEPGDSGVKLLSALLEDPHCKLEKLLLWGCSIEEEGCAALISALRSNPLHLTELNLNFNKPGNSGGKQLAVLLEDPHCKLEKLQLWGCSIGDEGCAALISALRSNPSHLTELNLSNNKPGESGVKLLSALLEDPHCKPEKLYI
- the LOC109070717 gene encoding NACHT, LRR and PYD domains-containing protein 12-like isoform X2, with translation MNLSEEPEININTVKRLTQWGESDLPEDISVSVRENLSDLCREDNSSAVPSLCENESPEPSCVSMKSDWSMDRPIKFSLGESSADLSQKPKESESSTAKKNINSIFKELEQKIISVMKTELESFRRLLSPDYPECSERDRNADEGHSRIREGVLKIALHILRKMNQTDLANTLQTKLMPVYQQKLKSRLQDKYQRINEGMSSYGESTRLNEIYTELYITEGGSGEVNNEHEVRQIETVSRRPETQETPINYNEIFKPLPGQDKPIRTVLTKGVAGIGKTVSVQKFILDWSEGKANQDVHFIFSLPFRELNLIQKNLSLKQLLNHLHTETKEIKSTDYDDYKVMFIFDGLDECRLPLDFQNNQSLSDLTESASVDVLLTNLIKGNLLPSALLWITSRPAAANQISPECVDQVTEVRGFNDPQKEEYFSKRINDQSLADRIFTHIRSSRSLYIMCHIPVFCWISATVLERMMGKAESAEIPKTLTQMFTHFLIFQTKLKTQKYDGKYEINPGQARKTIMSLGKLAFVQLEKGNLIFYEEDLKECGIDVREVSVHSGVCTQIFREEFGLQLGKVYSFVHLSIQEFLAALFKLLSFSEHNTGLLNMSGSPITSLLKGEVDKALQSENGHWDLFLRFLLGLSLESNQTLLKGLLRKTVSTSHNNSETAEYIKQKIRENGSTEKSINLFHCLNELNDCSLQQEVQTYLSRTGARCLSGVKLSPAQWSALVFMLLNSEEELDEFKLSKYDPSEECLLRLLPVIKASRKADLSNCRITQEGCAALISALRSNPSHLTELNLSDNNPGDPGVKLLSSLLEDPHCKLQKLQLWGCSIGDEGCVALISALRSNPSHLTELNLNFNKPGDSGVKLLSAVLEDPHYKLEKLQLSSCSFREEGCAVLISAMRSNPSHLRELNLNCNKPGDSGVKLLSALLEDPHCKLEKLQLWDCSIGEEGCAALISALRSNPSHLTELNLSCNKPGDSGVKQLSALLEDPHCKLQKLLLWDCSIGEEGCAALILALRSNPSHLTELNLNSNKPGDSGVKLLSALLEDPRCKLEKLQLWGCSIGEEGCAALISALRSNPSHLTELNLSRNEPGDSGVKLLSALLEDPHCKLEKLLLWGCSIEEEGCAALISALRSNPLHLTELNLNFNKPGNSGGKQLAVLLEDPHCKLEKLQLWGCSIGDEGCAALISALRSNPSHLTELNLSNNKPGESGVKLLSALLEDPHCKPEKLYI